A single region of the Solwaraspora sp. WMMD791 genome encodes:
- a CDS encoding HAMP domain-containing sensor histidine kinase has translation MRAGLRSPRPTLRLRLTLFNGVLLVGALSAFVLLSWLLVTDALRPAEHLAPGTVVVLTDGRELDAATWQDQIADQASRELLAKALVALVAISAVGVLGAYAVVGRALRPLQQVTSTARRLGEQTLDQRIRYAGAGDEVAELAATFDDMLDRLSAAFEAQKRFVANASHELRTPLAVMRTEVDVTMADDTADVAEYRRMATVVRDASERANGLVDALLVLASSEAQSGRRLVRKVPADLSDGVCAALSAMQVETRRLKLDVRTALDPAVVVGDPSLLERLAGNLIENAVRYNHLHGRLWARTGSHGPHVYLLVGNTGFEVDQADVPGLFEPFRRGGRERTGARGSGLGLSIVRAVAAAHGGTVSAVAQPGGGLEVTVTLPAADDAPGMAGAPGDAAGPRAVRAG, from the coding sequence TTGCGCGCTGGTCTACGCTCGCCCCGGCCGACGCTGCGGCTGCGGCTCACCCTGTTCAACGGGGTGCTGCTGGTCGGCGCGCTGTCGGCCTTCGTGCTGCTCTCCTGGTTGCTGGTGACCGACGCGCTGCGGCCGGCCGAGCACCTGGCCCCGGGTACGGTGGTGGTGCTCACCGACGGGCGGGAGCTCGACGCCGCCACGTGGCAGGACCAGATCGCCGACCAGGCTTCCCGGGAACTGCTGGCCAAGGCCCTGGTCGCGTTGGTCGCGATCAGCGCGGTCGGGGTGCTCGGCGCGTACGCCGTGGTCGGCCGGGCGTTGCGTCCGCTGCAACAGGTGACCTCGACCGCTCGCCGGCTCGGTGAGCAGACGTTGGACCAGCGGATCCGCTATGCCGGTGCCGGGGACGAGGTGGCGGAGCTGGCGGCGACCTTCGACGACATGCTGGACCGGCTCAGCGCGGCGTTCGAGGCGCAGAAACGGTTCGTCGCCAACGCCTCCCACGAGCTGCGGACACCGCTGGCCGTGATGCGTACCGAGGTCGACGTGACGATGGCCGACGACACCGCCGACGTGGCCGAGTACCGGCGGATGGCCACGGTGGTGCGCGACGCCTCCGAGCGGGCCAACGGGCTGGTCGACGCGTTGCTGGTGCTGGCCAGCAGCGAGGCGCAGTCCGGGCGGCGGCTGGTCCGCAAGGTGCCGGCGGACCTGTCCGACGGGGTCTGCGCGGCGTTGTCGGCCATGCAGGTGGAGACCCGCCGGCTCAAGCTGGACGTGCGGACCGCGCTGGATCCGGCGGTGGTCGTCGGGGACCCGAGTCTGCTGGAGCGGCTGGCCGGCAACCTGATCGAGAACGCGGTCCGCTACAACCACCTGCACGGGCGGCTGTGGGCCCGCACCGGCAGCCACGGACCGCACGTGTACCTGCTGGTCGGCAACACCGGATTCGAGGTGGACCAGGCTGACGTACCGGGCCTGTTCGAGCCGTTCCGGCGGGGTGGTCGGGAGCGCACCGGAGCCCGCGGCTCCGGGCTGGGGCTGTCGATCGTCCGGGCGGTGGCGGCCGCGCACGGTGGCACGGTGTCGGCAGTGGCCCAGCCCGGCGGCGGCCTGGAGGTCACGGTGACCCTGCCGGCCGCCGACGACGCGCCAGGCATGGCTGGCGCACCGGGTGACGCCGCCGGCCCCCGGGCGGTGCGCGCCGGCTGA
- the galE gene encoding UDP-glucose 4-epimerase GalE translates to MKVLIAGGAGFIGSTIASACLDEGHVPVLLDNLVTGRIEFTRDRIFYQGDIADGELVDRVFADHPDIDAVVHAAALIVVPESVAEPLRYYRENVAKSIDFIEHVVRNGAQRYLFSSSASIYRPGEDFSVDESSALEPTSPYARTKAVMEMLLADCAAALPLRALSLRYFNPIGADPQLRTGLQIRQPTHVLGRLITAVETGAEFSITGVDWPTRDGSGIRDYIHVWDLARAHVQALNRFDEILPPGADQRYDVLNLGTGDGTTVREFVEAFRSVVDRPLRVSVTGPRPGDAAGSYTRSVRARQLLDWKPELSIADGIRHSLAWSAKRDEVLGS, encoded by the coding sequence GTGAAGGTTCTGATCGCGGGGGGCGCGGGTTTCATCGGCTCCACGATCGCTTCCGCCTGCCTGGACGAGGGCCATGTGCCCGTGCTGCTGGACAACCTGGTGACCGGGCGCATCGAGTTCACCCGCGACCGGATCTTCTACCAGGGCGACATCGCCGACGGGGAGCTGGTCGACCGGGTCTTCGCCGACCACCCGGACATCGACGCCGTGGTGCACGCAGCCGCGCTCATCGTGGTCCCCGAGTCGGTCGCCGAGCCGCTGCGCTACTACCGCGAAAACGTCGCCAAGTCGATCGACTTCATCGAGCACGTGGTCCGCAACGGTGCCCAGCGGTACCTGTTCAGCTCGTCGGCGTCGATCTACCGGCCCGGCGAGGACTTCTCCGTCGACGAGTCCTCGGCGTTGGAGCCCACCAGCCCGTACGCCCGGACCAAGGCCGTCATGGAGATGTTGCTGGCCGACTGCGCCGCCGCGCTGCCGCTGCGGGCACTGTCGCTGCGCTACTTCAACCCGATCGGCGCGGATCCGCAGCTGCGGACCGGGCTGCAGATCCGTCAGCCCACGCACGTGCTGGGGCGGCTGATCACTGCGGTCGAGACCGGTGCCGAGTTCAGCATCACCGGCGTGGACTGGCCCACCCGCGACGGCTCGGGCATCCGCGACTACATCCACGTCTGGGACCTCGCCCGGGCCCACGTCCAGGCGCTGAACCGGTTCGACGAGATCCTGCCGCCCGGTGCCGACCAGCGCTACGACGTGCTCAACCTCGGCACCGGCGACGGCACCACCGTCCGCGAGTTCGTCGAGGCGTTCCGCTCGGTCGTGGACCGGCCGTTGCGGGTCAGCGTCACCGGCCCTCGGCCGGGGGACGCCGCCGGCTCCTACACCCGCAGCGTGCGTGCCCGGCAGCTGCTGGACTGGAAGCCGGAGCTGTCGATCGCCGACGGAATCCGACACTCGTTGGCCTGGTCGGCCAAGCGTGACGAGGTGCTCGGTAGCTGA
- a CDS encoding PQQ-binding-like beta-propeller repeat protein, translated as MTAVIDLGEVGRRPPEPGLPAGRRFGRRPARPWLAGLLVVVVLATVAAAPPQLPEPVHLGSGFEAQSLIAGDLLFVIDAGDDADVDGRPPANAGDDTGGRTIAAYTLPRGELRWRVPVPQPGDGRLGRTLTGLQHVADLLLVGFFDRAGAPGTTAVDIADGSVRWSADGFLVGAVADDAMALWMPRSEIDPRTREWVPSGVTLRVVEAGSGRTRWTVSTSAQAELHYRLDGDLLTDVVEVELGGRVRVRDARTGQLRTDGTTGRPMEPGPTWVVADLLVTMTDDALWSVDLATLTPRWSVPVPLVGGLTPCAPLLCLTQPAGGIRALDPADGTVRWSHDEWILNSEFGRYLLITSPRQPDRPSAQLVVDPATGEPVAADPYWTPFAATADGWLGLRYDPYQSAVWVARITPDGSPPRVLLRLADVVDNCQAGADVVVCRRVGGGLGVSALPD; from the coding sequence GTGACCGCTGTCATCGACCTCGGTGAGGTCGGGCGTCGGCCACCGGAGCCCGGGCTGCCTGCCGGCCGGCGGTTCGGCCGCCGGCCGGCCCGGCCGTGGCTGGCCGGGCTGCTGGTCGTCGTCGTCCTGGCGACCGTTGCCGCCGCGCCCCCTCAGCTGCCGGAGCCGGTCCACCTCGGGTCCGGCTTCGAGGCCCAGTCGCTCATCGCCGGCGACCTGCTGTTCGTCATCGACGCCGGCGACGACGCGGACGTTGACGGCAGGCCCCCCGCCAACGCCGGTGACGACACCGGCGGTCGGACGATCGCCGCGTACACGCTGCCCCGGGGCGAGCTGCGCTGGCGCGTGCCGGTCCCGCAGCCCGGCGATGGTCGGCTGGGCCGGACCCTGACCGGCCTCCAACACGTCGCCGATCTGCTGCTGGTCGGCTTCTTCGACCGGGCAGGTGCTCCGGGTACCACCGCCGTCGACATCGCCGACGGGTCGGTGCGTTGGTCGGCCGACGGCTTCCTCGTGGGCGCCGTCGCGGACGACGCGATGGCGCTGTGGATGCCACGCAGTGAGATCGACCCGCGCACGCGGGAGTGGGTTCCGTCCGGGGTCACCCTGCGGGTCGTCGAGGCCGGCTCCGGGCGTACCCGCTGGACCGTGTCGACCTCGGCGCAGGCGGAGCTCCACTACCGGCTCGACGGCGACCTGCTCACCGACGTGGTGGAGGTCGAGCTCGGTGGTCGGGTCCGGGTCCGCGACGCCCGGACCGGCCAGCTGCGCACCGACGGGACGACCGGGCGGCCGATGGAACCGGGCCCTACCTGGGTGGTGGCCGACCTGCTCGTGACGATGACCGACGACGCCCTGTGGAGCGTCGACCTGGCCACGCTGACCCCGCGCTGGTCGGTGCCGGTGCCACTGGTCGGCGGCCTCACCCCGTGCGCGCCGCTGCTGTGCCTGACCCAGCCCGCTGGCGGAATCCGTGCGCTGGACCCGGCCGACGGCACCGTACGGTGGTCCCACGACGAGTGGATCCTCAACTCCGAATTCGGCCGCTACCTGCTGATCACCTCTCCTCGTCAACCGGACCGACCGTCGGCGCAGCTGGTGGTCGACCCGGCAACCGGCGAACCGGTCGCGGCCGATCCGTACTGGACGCCGTTCGCGGCCACCGCCGACGGCTGGCTCGGCCTGCGGTACGACCCCTACCAGTCGGCGGTGTGGGTGGCCAGGATCACCCCGGACGGCTCGCCGCCCCGGGTGCTGCTGCGACTGGCCGACGTGGTCGACAACTGCCAGGCCGGCGCCGACGTCGTGGTCTGCCGACGGGTCGGTGGCGGGCTCGGCGTCTCGGCACTACCCGACTAG
- a CDS encoding ribonuclease D, whose amino-acid sequence MERPAASEVAGVPSAPTDGPVPLTAPRDGTPAPVATVDALAEVVDRFAAGTGPVAVDAERASGYRYSQRAYLVQLRRAGAGTALIDPLPLPDLATLDAAIADTEWVLHAASQDLPCLADLGLRPRRLFDTELAARLAGFERVGLAALTEALLGFSLEKHHSAADWSTRPLPESWLTYAALDVELLTDLRDVLAAELRRQGKWDWAAEEFAALVAWGSQPPKVRAEPWRRTSGIHRVRGARAQARVRALWYARDEIAARRDSAPGRVLPDAAIVAAAELDPRDERALLALSGFNGRSVRRLARIWLDALATARELPDDALPVTPVLDGPPPPHRWAERDPVAAARLARCREVVVRTAAAHVLPPENLIAPDSIRRLAWTPPEDLDEESVAATLRGFGARAWQVSLIVAELTTALRVPQG is encoded by the coding sequence CTGGAGCGACCGGCGGCGTCCGAGGTCGCAGGGGTTCCCTCCGCTCCGACCGACGGGCCCGTACCGCTGACCGCTCCCCGCGACGGCACTCCCGCACCGGTGGCCACCGTCGACGCCCTCGCCGAGGTCGTGGACCGCTTCGCCGCCGGGACCGGGCCGGTCGCCGTCGACGCCGAACGCGCCTCCGGATACCGCTACAGCCAACGGGCCTACCTGGTGCAGTTGCGCCGGGCCGGAGCCGGTACGGCGCTGATCGACCCGCTGCCGTTACCGGACCTGGCCACCCTGGACGCGGCCATCGCCGACACCGAGTGGGTGCTGCACGCCGCCAGCCAGGACCTGCCCTGCCTGGCCGATCTCGGGCTGCGGCCGCGCCGGTTGTTCGACACCGAGCTGGCCGCCCGGCTGGCCGGCTTCGAACGGGTCGGCCTGGCGGCGCTGACCGAGGCCCTGCTCGGGTTCTCGCTGGAGAAGCACCATTCCGCAGCCGACTGGTCGACCCGGCCACTGCCGGAGTCCTGGCTGACCTACGCGGCGCTGGACGTCGAGCTGCTCACCGACCTGCGCGACGTCCTCGCGGCGGAGCTGCGGCGACAGGGCAAGTGGGACTGGGCGGCCGAGGAGTTCGCGGCGCTGGTCGCCTGGGGCAGCCAGCCGCCGAAGGTCCGGGCCGAACCCTGGCGGCGTACCTCCGGTATCCACCGGGTCCGCGGTGCGCGGGCCCAGGCACGGGTACGGGCCCTGTGGTACGCCCGGGACGAGATCGCCGCCCGCCGCGACTCGGCACCTGGCCGTGTGCTGCCGGACGCGGCGATCGTCGCGGCCGCCGAGCTGGATCCCCGTGACGAACGGGCGCTGCTGGCGCTGTCCGGTTTCAACGGCCGGTCGGTCCGCCGACTGGCCCGCATCTGGCTGGACGCGCTGGCCACCGCCCGGGAGCTACCCGACGACGCGTTGCCGGTGACCCCCGTGTTGGACGGGCCGCCGCCCCCGCACCGCTGGGCGGAGCGCGACCCGGTGGCGGCGGCCAGGCTGGCGCGCTGCCGGGAGGTCGTGGTGCGCACGGCGGCGGCGCATGTGCTGCCGCCGGAGAACCTGATCGCACCGGATTCGATCCGCCGGCTGGCCTGGACCCCGCCGGAGGATCTCGACGAGGAGTCGGTGGCGGCCACGTTGCGGGGGTTCGGCGCCCGCGCCTGGCAGGTGTCGCTGATCGTCGCCGAGCTGACCACGGCGCTGCGCGTACCACAGGGGTGA
- the dxs gene encoding 1-deoxy-D-xylulose-5-phosphate synthase — protein sequence MSRAEAGTDGRLLATVRTPQDVKRLSAEELTLLAAEIRDFLVAKVSRTGGHLGPNLGVVELTIAMHRVFDSPRDRFLFDTGHQAYVHKILTGRQAGFDQLRQRDGLSGYPSQAESEHDLIENSHASTALSYADGLAKAYALRGEARSVVAVVGDGALTGGMCWEALNNIAGARNPLVVVVNDNGRSYAPTIGGLADHLAALRLNPGYEKVLDLVKESLGATPLVGRPMYEVLHAVKKGIKDAVAPQTMFEDLGIKYVGPIDGHDLAAVESALHRAKTFGAPVIVHVVTRKGYGYRPAEEDEADCLHGPSSAFDVETGKLLAAPAVKWTHVFADELVAIADERPDVVGITAAMAEPTGIASLARKYPQRVYDVGIAEQHAATSAAGLAMGGLHPVVAVYATFLNRAFDQVLLDVAMHKLPVTFVLDRAGVTGPDGPSHYGIWDMSVFGVVPGLRIAAPRDAATLREELREAVAVDDGPTVVRFPTGSVAADLPAVRRVGPVDVLVESDRADVLLVAVGAFGTLGVDVAARVAEQGYGVTVVDPRWVRPVADELVTLAAGHRLVVTVEDGVRTGGVGDALAKALRDADVRVPLRDLGVPADWHPHGSRAQILTDLRLTAQDVARDVTGWISGLDDPDGTSAPGAGLVADVGDADEPGRRATRRGAGRS from the coding sequence TTGAGCCGAGCAGAGGCAGGAACCGACGGCCGCTTGCTGGCCACCGTACGCACACCACAGGACGTCAAGCGGCTCTCCGCCGAGGAGTTGACGCTGCTGGCCGCCGAGATCCGCGACTTCCTGGTCGCCAAGGTCTCCCGCACCGGCGGCCACCTGGGGCCGAACCTCGGCGTGGTCGAGTTGACCATCGCGATGCACCGGGTCTTCGACTCGCCCCGGGACCGGTTCCTGTTCGACACCGGTCACCAGGCGTACGTACACAAGATCCTCACCGGCCGGCAGGCCGGTTTCGACCAGCTCCGCCAGCGTGACGGCCTGTCCGGCTACCCGAGCCAGGCCGAGAGCGAGCACGACCTGATCGAGAACTCGCACGCCTCCACCGCCCTGTCCTACGCCGACGGTCTGGCCAAGGCGTACGCGCTGCGGGGCGAGGCGCGCAGCGTCGTCGCGGTGGTCGGCGACGGCGCGCTGACCGGCGGCATGTGCTGGGAGGCGTTGAACAACATCGCCGGGGCGCGTAATCCGCTGGTCGTCGTCGTCAACGACAACGGCCGGTCGTACGCGCCGACCATCGGCGGGCTCGCCGACCACCTGGCCGCGTTGCGTCTCAACCCGGGCTACGAGAAGGTCCTCGACCTGGTCAAGGAGTCGCTGGGGGCGACGCCGCTGGTGGGCCGGCCGATGTACGAGGTGCTGCACGCGGTCAAGAAGGGCATCAAGGACGCGGTCGCCCCGCAGACCATGTTCGAGGATCTCGGCATCAAGTACGTCGGCCCGATCGACGGGCACGACCTCGCCGCTGTCGAGTCGGCGCTGCACCGGGCCAAGACCTTCGGCGCGCCGGTGATCGTGCACGTGGTCACCCGCAAGGGGTACGGCTACCGGCCGGCCGAGGAGGACGAGGCCGACTGCCTGCACGGTCCGAGCAGCGCCTTCGACGTGGAGACCGGCAAACTGCTGGCGGCGCCGGCGGTCAAGTGGACCCACGTCTTCGCCGACGAGCTGGTGGCGATCGCCGACGAACGCCCCGACGTCGTCGGAATCACCGCGGCGATGGCCGAGCCGACCGGGATCGCCTCGCTGGCCCGCAAGTACCCGCAGCGTGTCTACGACGTCGGCATCGCCGAGCAGCACGCGGCGACGTCGGCCGCCGGGCTGGCGATGGGCGGGCTGCATCCGGTGGTGGCGGTCTACGCGACCTTCCTCAACCGGGCGTTCGACCAGGTGCTGCTGGACGTGGCGATGCACAAGCTGCCGGTCACCTTCGTTCTGGACCGGGCCGGGGTGACCGGACCGGACGGGCCCAGCCACTACGGCATCTGGGACATGTCGGTCTTCGGTGTGGTGCCGGGGCTGCGGATCGCCGCGCCCCGCGACGCCGCCACCCTGCGGGAGGAGCTACGCGAGGCGGTCGCCGTCGACGACGGCCCCACCGTCGTGCGGTTCCCGACCGGATCGGTCGCCGCGGACCTGCCGGCGGTCCGCCGGGTCGGCCCGGTCGACGTACTGGTCGAGTCCGACCGTGCCGACGTGCTGCTGGTGGCGGTCGGTGCGTTCGGGACACTGGGCGTCGACGTCGCCGCCCGGGTCGCCGAGCAGGGGTACGGGGTGACCGTGGTCGACCCCCGCTGGGTGCGTCCGGTCGCCGACGAGCTGGTCACCCTCGCCGCCGGGCACCGGCTGGTGGTCACCGTCGAGGACGGGGTACGTACCGGCGGGGTCGGGGACGCCCTCGCCAAGGCGCTGCGCGACGCCGACGTCCGGGTACCGCTGCGTGACCTCGGCGTACCGGCCGACTGGCACCCGCATGGCAGCCGGGCACAGATCCTCACCGATCTGCGGCTGACGGCCCAGGACGTGGCGCGTGACGTGACCGGCTGGATCTCCGGGCTGGACGACCCGGACGGCACCTCGGCCCCCGGCGCCGGCCTGGTCGCCGACGTCGGTGACGCCGACGAGCCGGGCCGGCGGGCCACCCGACGCGGCGCCGGCCGCAGCTGA
- a CDS encoding acetyl-CoA C-acyltransferase: MPREVRDVVFVDGVRTPFGKAGGMYAHTRADDLVIRCIRELLRRNPQLPPDRVEEVAIAATTQTGDQGLTIGRTAALLAGLPKTVPGFAIDRMCAGAMTAVTSVAGGIAMGAYDVAVAGGVEHMGRHPMGEGVDPNPRILAEKLVDPSALVMGATAENLHDRVPGITKARTDAYALASQIKTAKAYANGKLQPDLVPVAIRDPETGWGLATVDEAPRETSLEKLATLKTPFRPHGRVTAGNAAGLNDGATASLIAAEDVARELGLPVAMRLVSYGFVGVEPEVMGVGPIPSTEKALRLAGLSIDDIGLFELNEAFAIQVLAFLDHFGIADDDPRVNPWGGAIAIGHPLASSGVRLMTQLARQFAEHPEVRYGVTAMCIGIGMGGTVIWENPAWTGSAQQQEGGN; this comes from the coding sequence GTGCCGCGTGAAGTCCGGGATGTCGTCTTCGTCGACGGCGTCCGCACCCCGTTCGGCAAGGCCGGCGGGATGTACGCCCACACCCGCGCCGACGACCTCGTCATCCGCTGCATCCGCGAGCTGCTGCGGCGCAATCCGCAACTCCCCCCCGACCGGGTCGAGGAGGTCGCGATCGCCGCCACCACCCAGACCGGCGACCAGGGGCTGACCATCGGCCGCACCGCCGCCCTGCTCGCCGGGCTGCCCAAGACCGTACCCGGCTTCGCCATCGACCGGATGTGCGCCGGCGCGATGACCGCGGTCACCTCGGTCGCCGGCGGCATCGCCATGGGCGCCTACGACGTCGCCGTCGCTGGCGGGGTCGAGCACATGGGCCGGCACCCGATGGGTGAAGGGGTCGACCCGAACCCCCGCATCCTCGCCGAGAAGCTGGTCGACCCGTCCGCCCTGGTGATGGGGGCCACCGCGGAGAACCTGCACGACCGCGTACCCGGCATCACCAAGGCGCGCACCGACGCGTACGCGCTGGCCTCGCAGATCAAGACCGCCAAGGCGTACGCCAACGGCAAGCTGCAGCCCGACCTGGTCCCGGTGGCGATCCGCGACCCGGAGACCGGCTGGGGGCTGGCCACCGTCGACGAGGCTCCCCGGGAGACCTCGCTGGAGAAGCTGGCCACCCTCAAGACCCCGTTCCGGCCGCACGGTCGGGTGACCGCCGGCAACGCCGCCGGGCTCAACGACGGCGCCACCGCCAGCCTGATCGCCGCCGAGGACGTCGCCCGGGAGCTGGGCCTGCCGGTCGCGATGCGGCTGGTCTCGTACGGCTTCGTCGGCGTCGAGCCGGAGGTGATGGGGGTCGGGCCGATCCCGTCGACCGAAAAGGCGCTGCGACTGGCCGGGCTGAGCATCGACGACATCGGCCTGTTCGAGCTCAACGAGGCCTTCGCGATCCAGGTGCTCGCCTTCCTCGACCACTTCGGCATCGCCGACGACGACCCCCGGGTCAACCCGTGGGGCGGCGCCATCGCGATCGGGCACCCGCTGGCGTCGTCCGGCGTACGGCTGATGACCCAGCTGGCCCGGCAGTTCGCCGAGCACCCCGAGGTGCGCTACGGCGTCACCGCGATGTGCATCGGGATCGGCATGGGCGGCACGGTCATCTGGGAGAACCCGGCCTGGACCGGTTCGGCGCAGCAGCAGGAGGGCGGCAACTGA
- a CDS encoding response regulator transcription factor has translation MRVLVVEDERHLADAIVRGLRRQGMAVDVAYDGTVGHEMAFVTRYDVVVLDRDLPGVHGDQICADLVSSGALTRVLMLTASGAVADRVEGLQLGADDYLPKPFAFTELVARVQALGRRATPPAPPVLAVGNLTVDPARRVATRDGTPVDLTRKEFGVLEELVKARGAVVSSEELLERVWDANTDPFTTTVRVTVMTLRRKLGDPPLIETVVGAGYRVTGVDTPAGAEVHR, from the coding sequence GTGCGGGTGCTGGTGGTCGAGGACGAACGGCACCTCGCCGACGCGATCGTGCGTGGGCTGCGGCGGCAGGGGATGGCGGTCGACGTTGCCTACGACGGCACCGTCGGCCACGAGATGGCCTTCGTGACCCGCTACGACGTGGTGGTGCTCGACCGGGACCTGCCCGGCGTACACGGCGACCAGATCTGCGCCGACCTGGTCAGCTCCGGGGCGCTCACCCGGGTGCTGATGCTCACCGCCAGCGGCGCCGTCGCCGACCGGGTCGAAGGGCTGCAGCTGGGGGCCGACGACTACCTGCCGAAGCCGTTCGCCTTCACCGAACTCGTCGCCCGGGTGCAGGCCCTCGGTCGGCGGGCCACCCCGCCGGCCCCGCCGGTGCTGGCCGTGGGCAACCTGACCGTGGACCCGGCCCGGCGGGTCGCCACCCGCGACGGTACGCCGGTCGACCTGACCCGCAAGGAGTTCGGTGTCCTGGAGGAGCTGGTCAAGGCACGCGGCGCGGTGGTCTCCAGCGAGGAACTTCTGGAGCGGGTCTGGGACGCCAACACCGACCCGTTCACCACGACCGTACGGGTGACGGTGATGACGCTGCGTCGCAAGCTCGGTGATCCGCCGTTGATCGAGACGGTGGTCGGCGCGGGTTACCGGGTCACCGGAGTGGACACCCCGGCCGGGGCCGAGGTGCACCGGTGA
- a CDS encoding 3-hydroxyacyl-CoA dehydrogenase NAD-binding domain-containing protein gives MAALENPQELVTKALVRQVRVPGLDRPAALITLDNGLDHRKPNTLGPAGLASLDAAITEALAGEPAFVAITGKPYIFCVGADLTAMPMVTSRDQGLQIGRLGHQVFARLRDSAVPTFAFVNGAAMGGGLELALHCHYRTLSGGAAALALPEVSLGLIPGWGGTQLLPNLIGIPAAAQVIIQNPLMQNKMLKPKQAADMGIADILLEPADFLERSLEWAAAVVRDEITVTRPEIDREMWDGVLYFARHQLDQRLHGAVPAAYRALDLLALAKETPFADGTAAEDEALADLIVSPELRSGLYAFDLVQRRAKRPAGAPSAELARPVTKVGIVGAGLMASQLALLFARRLQVPVVLTDLDQARVDAGVGYVHAEIEKQVGKGRMDTGTAAKLLALVSGSVDKAAFADADFVIEAVFEDLKVKKQVWAEVEAIVSPETILATNTSSLSVSEMAAELAHPERVVGFHFFNPVAVLPLLEIVRSERTDDATLATAFAVGKQLRKSCVLVSDAPAFVVNRLLTRFLGEIFAAVDAGTPPAVADSALDPLGLPMRPLALLQLVGPPVAHHVAGTLHAAYPDRFAVSDNLRRIAESGLPLMVDDEINPAIAELLVVGSQPLEAEQVRQRALDALAQEVRLMLDEGVVAEPHDIDLCLLLGAGWPFHLGGITPYLDRTGTAERVTGRRFLPAGVASLPA, from the coding sequence ATGGCGGCGTTGGAGAACCCCCAGGAACTGGTCACCAAGGCCCTGGTACGCCAGGTGAGGGTACCCGGCCTGGACCGACCGGCCGCGCTGATCACCCTGGACAACGGCCTGGACCACCGCAAGCCCAACACCCTCGGGCCGGCCGGACTGGCCAGCCTGGACGCCGCGATCACCGAGGCGCTGGCCGGCGAACCCGCCTTCGTCGCGATCACCGGCAAGCCGTACATCTTCTGTGTGGGCGCCGACCTGACCGCCATGCCGATGGTCACCAGCCGCGACCAGGGCCTGCAGATCGGCCGCCTCGGCCACCAGGTCTTCGCCCGGCTGCGCGACAGTGCGGTGCCGACCTTCGCCTTCGTCAACGGCGCCGCCATGGGCGGGGGCCTGGAGCTGGCCCTGCACTGCCACTACCGGACGCTGTCCGGTGGCGCCGCCGCGCTGGCGCTGCCGGAGGTCTCCCTCGGACTGATCCCCGGCTGGGGTGGCACCCAGCTGCTGCCGAACCTGATCGGCATCCCGGCCGCCGCGCAGGTGATCATCCAGAACCCGCTGATGCAGAACAAGATGCTCAAGCCGAAGCAGGCCGCCGACATGGGCATCGCCGACATCCTGCTGGAACCGGCGGACTTCCTGGAGCGCTCGTTGGAGTGGGCGGCGGCCGTCGTCCGCGACGAGATCACCGTCACCCGCCCGGAGATCGACCGGGAGATGTGGGACGGCGTGCTCTACTTTGCCCGCCACCAGCTCGACCAGCGGCTGCACGGCGCCGTGCCGGCCGCGTACCGGGCCCTGGACCTGCTCGCCCTGGCCAAGGAGACCCCGTTCGCCGATGGCACCGCCGCCGAGGACGAGGCGCTGGCCGACCTGATCGTCTCCCCGGAGCTGCGCAGCGGGCTGTACGCCTTCGATCTGGTCCAGCGACGGGCGAAGCGGCCGGCCGGTGCACCGTCGGCGGAGCTGGCCCGGCCGGTGACCAAGGTGGGCATTGTCGGTGCCGGCCTGATGGCGTCCCAACTGGCGCTGCTGTTCGCCCGGCGGCTGCAGGTGCCGGTGGTCCTCACCGATCTCGACCAGGCCCGGGTCGACGCCGGCGTGGGCTACGTGCACGCTGAGATCGAGAAGCAGGTCGGCAAGGGGCGGATGGACACCGGGACCGCCGCCAAGCTGCTGGCCCTGGTCAGCGGCTCGGTCGACAAGGCCGCCTTCGCCGACGCCGACTTCGTCATCGAGGCCGTCTTCGAGGACCTCAAGGTCAAGAAGCAGGTGTGGGCCGAGGTGGAGGCGATCGTCTCCCCGGAGACGATCCTGGCGACGAACACCTCGTCGCTGTCGGTCTCGGAGATGGCGGCCGAGCTGGCCCACCCCGAGCGGGTCGTCGGCTTCCACTTCTTCAACCCGGTCGCCGTACTGCCGCTGCTGGAGATCGTCCGGAGCGAGCGGACCGACGACGCCACCCTCGCCACCGCGTTCGCCGTCGGCAAGCAGCTACGCAAGTCCTGCGTCCTGGTCAGCGACGCGCCAGCGTTCGTCGTCAACCGGTTGCTGACCCGGTTCCTGGGAGAGATCTTCGCCGCCGTCGACGCCGGCACCCCGCCGGCCGTCGCCGACAGCGCGCTGGACCCGCTCGGGCTGCCGATGCGGCCACTGGCCCTGCTGCAACTGGTCGGCCCGCCGGTCGCCCACCACGTCGCCGGTACGCTGCACGCCGCGTACCCGGACCGGTTCGCGGTCAGCGACAACCTGCGGCGGATCGCCGAGTCCGGGCTGCCGCTGATGGTCGACGACGAGATCAACCCGGCGATCGCCGAGCTGTTGGTGGTCGGGTCGCAGCCGCTGGAGGCCGAGCAGGTCCGGCAGCGGGCACTGGACGCGCTGGCGCAGGAGGTCCGGCTGATGCTCGACGAGGGCGTCGTCGCCGAACCACACGACATCGACCTGTGTCTGCTGCTCGGTGCGGGATGGCCGTTCCACCTCGGCGGTATCACCCCGTACCTGGACCGCACCGGCACCGCCGAACGGGTCACCGGCCGCCGGTTCCTGCCGGCCGGAGTGGCCAGCCTGCCGGCCTGA